One Drosophila virilis strain 15010-1051.87 chromosome 5, Dvir_AGI_RSII-ME, whole genome shotgun sequence DNA window includes the following coding sequences:
- the LOC6627109 gene encoding uncharacterized protein, which yields MPAASSHSRLFFYLLCVASLLAVSKSDTVPLQPPAEDLAYDAALQLGILTHRLNQLAHEEESRQLGLTNLTLNSLVSRIPCNCDTGLCKCCAGFLAVVGMNSCTEVAYRPDEFSFELRMRVNNNIWFRRKVSGQNPPPFCFRPPRFNFARACIRFHDIWFVGRNMHVCMYMSGEFQGFELFERNFDCLLFGDHGVKIVPPEQGYPVRPNDVDIDDADDEIEDYDENVVRGFAEKLFG from the exons ATGCCAGCGGCCAGTTCTCATTCGCGCCTGTTCTTCTACCTGTTGTGCGTCGCTTCTCTCTTGGCCGTCTCGAAATCGGATACCG TGCCGCTGCAGCCACCTGCTGAGGACTTGGCATACGATGCCGCCTTGCAGTTGGGCATACTGACGCATCGCCTCAACCAGCTGGCCCACGAGGAGGAGTCTAGACAATTGGGTCTCACAAACTTAACTCTCAATTCTCTGGTTAGCcgcataccctgtaattgcGACACGGGACTGTGCAAATGCTGTGCAG GCTTTCTCGCCGTGGTTGGCATGAACAGCTGCACAGAGGTCGCCTATCGGCCTGATGAGTTCTCCTTTGAGCTGCGCATGCgcgtcaacaacaacatttggtTCCGCCGCAAGGTATCCGGCCAGAATCCGCCACCCTTCTGCTTCAGGCCGCCGCGCTTCAATTTTGCTCGCGCCTGCATTCGATTCCATGATATATGGTTTGTTGGCCGTAATATGCACGTCTGCATGTACATGTCCGGCGAATTCCAGGGCTTTGAGCTCTTCGAACG CAACTTTGACTGCCTGTTGTTTGGTGACCATGGCGTTAAGATCGTTCCGCCCGAGCAGGGTTATCCGGTGAGGCCGAATGATGTGGACATAGATGATGCAGACGACGAGATCGAGGACTATGACGAGAATGTTGTGCGCGGCTTTGCCGAAAAGTTATTTGGTTGA
- the Ebp gene encoding ejaculatory bulb-specific protein 1, with product MSRLVILFLSLALLCGSSEADLSEFLDEAEKSLHTFRSFAAIPIKLINSILGTSSDKKDPPHVSGKRVTAEVGDGSDLITIIKSPQSPLGVSHVRRPYPAYVGEDSLVFFHNQRPQARGGFGPDNRDKPPSGVKQAQIPGGISPERTNNGVGVPDGLQGNPNGGGLNGESNEQQTGGSVGGLDNGFTGGLANGLNRPQVGWPMG from the exons ATGTCACGTTTGGTT ATACTTTTTCTGTCCCTGGCTTTGTTGTGTGGCAGCTCTGAGGCAGATCTGAGCGAATTCCTGGATGAGGCCGAAAAATCTTTGCATACTTTTCGATCATTTGCGGCGATAcccataaaattaattaattcaattctGGGCACGTCGTCCGATAAGAAAGATCCCCCACATGTATCTGGTAAACGAGTCACCGCTGAGGTGGGAGATGGCAGCGATCTGATTACGATTATAAAGAGTCCCCAATCGCCTCTGGGCGTTTCACATGTCCGAAGACCCTATCCGGCATATGTTGGCGAGGATTCGCTAGTCTTTTTTCACAATCAAAGGCCACAAGCACGCGGAGGATTTGGCCCGGACAACAGAGACAAGCCGCCTTCTGGAGTGAAGCAAGCACAAATACCAGGCGGTATCTCTCCGGAGAGAACTAACAACGGAGTCGGAGTACCTGATGGACTACAAGGCAATCCGAATGGCGGCGGCTTAAATGGTGAAAGCAATGAACAACAAACTGGTGGTTCAGTTGGCGGTTTGGATAACGGATTCACAGGCGGATTGGCTAATGGGTTGAATAGACCTCAGGTTGGGTGGCCGATGGGTTAG